One window of Rubrivirga sp. SAORIC476 genomic DNA carries:
- the atpF gene encoding F0F1 ATP synthase subunit B yields the protein MALVLAASLLSANFGLAIWLGIAFLLLMILLRKFAWGPITSALEERESTIEESITRAERALAEAKQLQADNESARRDAERQAQSILADARAEATRQSEAATASLDAKLAERQAKAEADIDRQKQQALSELRAEVAALAVGAAEKILRKEIDADQQRGLVDQFIADLPQN from the coding sequence ATGGCTCTCGTCCTCGCCGCCAGCCTGCTCTCGGCCAACTTCGGCCTCGCGATCTGGCTCGGCATCGCGTTCCTGCTCCTGATGATCTTGCTCCGCAAGTTCGCCTGGGGCCCGATCACGTCTGCCCTGGAGGAGCGTGAGAGCACGATCGAGGAGTCGATCACCCGCGCCGAGCGCGCCCTCGCCGAGGCGAAGCAACTCCAGGCCGACAACGAATCGGCACGGCGCGACGCCGAGCGGCAGGCGCAGTCCATCCTCGCGGACGCCCGCGCGGAGGCCACGCGTCAGTCGGAGGCCGCCACGGCGTCCCTCGACGCCAAGCTGGCCGAGCGCCAGGCCAAGGCCGAGGCCGACATCGACCGCCAGAAGCAGCAGGCGCTCTCCGAGCTCCGCGCCGAGGTGGCCGCCCTGGCCGTCGGAGCCGCCGAGAAGATCCTCCGCAAGGAGATCGACGCGGACCAGCAGCGCGGCCTCGTCGACCAGTTCATCGCCGACCTGCCCCAGAACTAG
- the atpG gene encoding ATP synthase F1 subunit gamma produces MASLRDIRSRIGSVQNTQQITRAMKMVAAAKLRKAQERIFAARPYAFKIREMIGHLRQRLDVATHPLFEEREGVGGALLIVVTSDRGLAGAFNANLLKVAEATIAERFQAQRDAGTLRIVGVGRKAHEYFSKRGFEMVGDYQGVFNDLRFPLAGEIVDLAVEGFVDGEWDVVEVVYNEFKNTITQNRVAEQLLPIPAETFFTPVMEDAADVDTDGGEVSEVEYLFEPSADVLLERLIPEYLQYQLWRAFLESNASEQGARMVAMDAATTNAGELLKDLKLTYNRVRQAAITTEIIEISSGADALAAQ; encoded by the coding sequence ATGGCTTCTCTTCGCGACATCCGCAGCCGGATCGGCTCGGTCCAGAACACGCAGCAGATCACGCGCGCCATGAAGATGGTCGCCGCGGCGAAGCTGCGGAAGGCGCAGGAGCGGATCTTCGCCGCGCGCCCCTACGCGTTCAAGATCCGAGAGATGATCGGACACCTCCGCCAGCGGCTCGACGTGGCGACGCACCCGCTCTTCGAGGAGCGCGAGGGCGTCGGCGGCGCGCTGCTGATCGTGGTGACGAGTGACCGTGGGCTCGCAGGCGCCTTCAACGCCAACCTCCTCAAGGTGGCCGAGGCGACCATCGCCGAGCGCTTCCAGGCGCAGCGCGACGCGGGCACGCTCCGCATCGTCGGCGTCGGGCGCAAGGCCCATGAGTACTTCTCGAAGCGCGGCTTCGAGATGGTGGGCGACTACCAGGGCGTCTTCAACGATCTTCGCTTCCCGCTCGCGGGCGAGATCGTGGACCTTGCCGTGGAGGGCTTCGTCGACGGGGAGTGGGACGTGGTGGAGGTCGTCTACAACGAGTTCAAGAACACGATCACGCAGAACCGCGTCGCCGAGCAACTCCTCCCGATCCCGGCGGAGACGTTCTTTACGCCGGTCATGGAGGACGCGGCGGATGTCGACACAGACGGCGGCGAGGTCTCGGAGGTCGAGTACCTCTTCGAGCCCTCGGCCGACGTGCTGCTGGAGCGCCTCATCCCGGAGTATCTCCAGTACCAGCTCTGGCGCGCCTTCCTGGAGTCCAACGCCTCCGAGCAGGGCGCCCGGATGGTGGCCATGGACGCTGCCACGACCAACGCGGGCGAGCTCCTCAAGGACCTCAAGCTGACGTACAACCGCGTCCGTCAGGCGGCCATCACGACGGAGATCATCGAGATCTCGTCCGGCGCCGACGCCCTGGCCGCGCAGTAG
- the atpA gene encoding F0F1 ATP synthase subunit alpha: MATAIRPDEVTGVLREELGNFSSETDTYEVGTVLQVGDGIARLYGLSKVQAGELIEFPQTGVTGMVLNLEEDNVGAVLFGGANEVKEGHEARRSGRIASIKVGEGMLGRVVDPLGNPLDGKGPITGETFEMPIERKAPGVIYREPVTEPLQTGIKAIDAMVPIGRGQRELVIGDRQTGKTAVLLDTILSQKTTHAEGEKPVYCIYVAIGQKASTVATLQAALERYGAMEYTVIVSAPASAPAPLQFIAPFAGACIGELFRDTGRHALCIYDDLSKQAVAYREVSLLLRRPPGREAYPGDVFYLHSRLLERAAKITADDSIARDMNDLPEALQGKVKGGGSLTALPVIETQAGDVSAYIPTNVISITDGQIFLESNLFNSGVRPAINVGISVSRVGGNAQIKAMKKVSGTLRLDLAQYRNLEAFAKFGSDLDPATQRQLNRGARLVEVLKQGQYEPVPVAEQVAIIYVAGQGLIDDVPVEQVRAFEKDFREALRLKHADVLTAVATTGKLSDEATAAFEQEAADLSARYTA; encoded by the coding sequence ATGGCAACTGCGATCCGCCCCGACGAAGTGACCGGCGTGCTCCGCGAGGAGCTCGGCAACTTCTCCTCCGAGACCGACACCTACGAGGTCGGCACCGTGCTCCAGGTGGGCGACGGCATCGCCCGGCTCTACGGCCTGAGCAAGGTGCAGGCCGGTGAGCTCATCGAGTTCCCCCAGACCGGCGTGACCGGCATGGTCCTCAACCTCGAAGAGGACAACGTCGGCGCGGTGCTGTTCGGCGGTGCCAACGAGGTCAAGGAGGGCCACGAGGCGCGTCGCTCTGGCCGCATCGCCTCCATCAAGGTGGGCGAGGGCATGCTCGGCCGCGTGGTGGACCCGCTCGGCAACCCGCTCGATGGCAAGGGCCCGATCACGGGCGAGACCTTCGAGATGCCCATCGAGCGCAAGGCGCCGGGCGTCATCTATCGTGAGCCGGTCACGGAGCCCCTCCAGACGGGCATCAAGGCCATCGATGCGATGGTGCCGATCGGCCGCGGCCAGCGCGAGCTGGTCATCGGCGACCGCCAGACGGGCAAGACGGCCGTCCTGCTGGACACCATCCTGTCGCAGAAGACGACCCACGCCGAGGGCGAGAAGCCGGTCTACTGCATCTACGTCGCCATCGGCCAGAAGGCGTCGACGGTGGCCACGCTCCAGGCGGCGCTCGAGCGCTATGGGGCGATGGAGTACACGGTTATCGTGAGCGCGCCCGCCTCGGCGCCCGCGCCGCTCCAGTTCATCGCGCCGTTCGCCGGCGCCTGCATCGGCGAGCTGTTCCGCGACACGGGCCGCCACGCGCTCTGCATCTACGACGACCTCTCGAAGCAGGCCGTCGCCTACCGCGAGGTGTCGCTGCTGCTCCGCCGCCCGCCGGGCCGCGAGGCGTACCCCGGCGACGTGTTCTACCTGCACTCCCGCCTGCTGGAGCGCGCGGCCAAGATCACGGCCGACGACTCGATCGCGCGAGACATGAACGACCTCCCGGAGGCCCTCCAGGGCAAGGTCAAGGGCGGCGGCTCGCTGACGGCGCTGCCGGTCATCGAGACGCAGGCCGGTGACGTGTCCGCGTACATCCCGACCAACGTGATCTCGATCACGGACGGCCAGATCTTCCTGGAGTCGAACCTCTTCAACTCCGGCGTCCGCCCAGCCATCAACGTCGGCATCTCGGTGTCGCGTGTGGGTGGCAACGCGCAGATCAAGGCGATGAAGAAGGTCTCCGGCACCCTCCGCCTCGACCTGGCGCAGTACCGCAACCTGGAGGCGTTCGCCAAGTTCGGCTCCGACCTCGACCCGGCCACGCAGCGCCAGCTCAACCGAGGCGCCCGCCTCGTGGAGGTCCTCAAGCAGGGCCAGTACGAGCCGGTGCCGGTCGCCGAGCAGGTCGCGATCATCTACGTGGCCGGCCAGGGCCTCATCGACGACGTTCCGGTCGAGCAGGTGCGCGCCTTCGAGAAGGACTTCCGCGAGGCGCTTCGCCTGAAGCACGCCGACGTGCTCACGGCCGTCGCCACGACCGGCAAGCTCTCCGACGAGGCCACGGCCGCGTTCGAGCAGGAGGCCGCCGACCTGTCGGCTCGCTACACCGCGTAA
- a CDS encoding Xaa-Pro peptidase family protein: MRPLAAALVLLLAPTVQAQSDASDPWPAIRAERIATLLPDAMDRAGVEAWLILCRENDNDPMARHVGCENAGGEMAVVFFRTVEGVRSVAVSPSGEATALAEIGLHEVIEIPRGESVWPTVRALIDDDAPVDIAINRGRTPIADGLSSTQYERMQEGLGPDWMAFTVSAERLISEWLSVKTPAEVDFMRRAASLTALWQELAYAAAVPGVTTDRDIADFLEAKMAEAGVGDGWAADQNPAVNSGRDRGHSHPTDRVIQPGDFIQTDFGIRVGDMWVTDIQRFAYVLAPGETEPPAEALARWEAAKRGSRAAFAAMRPGVRGVDVDRAQRAVMEANGSLPVMWSTGHPVGYWAHDSGPSLGGGQAGRTPAGAQLDVLRPGMTFAFDGFHAWPLEGEDTKTISVEEMVVITETGAEWLTPPQEDLILIRSR, from the coding sequence ATGCGCCCCCTCGCTGCCGCCCTCGTCCTCCTCCTCGCCCCCACCGTCCAGGCGCAGTCGGACGCGTCGGACCCCTGGCCCGCCATTCGCGCCGAGCGGATCGCGACGCTCCTCCCGGACGCGATGGACCGCGCGGGGGTCGAGGCCTGGCTGATCCTGTGCCGCGAGAACGACAACGACCCGATGGCCCGGCACGTGGGCTGCGAGAACGCAGGCGGCGAGATGGCCGTCGTGTTCTTCCGGACCGTCGAGGGCGTTCGCTCGGTCGCGGTGTCCCCCTCCGGCGAGGCGACGGCGCTGGCGGAGATCGGCCTGCACGAGGTGATCGAGATCCCACGCGGCGAGTCGGTCTGGCCGACCGTCCGCGCGCTCATCGACGACGACGCGCCGGTCGACATCGCCATCAACCGCGGCCGCACGCCCATCGCCGACGGCCTCTCGTCGACCCAGTACGAGCGGATGCAGGAGGGCCTCGGGCCGGACTGGATGGCGTTCACCGTCTCGGCCGAGCGCCTCATCTCCGAGTGGCTGTCCGTCAAGACACCCGCCGAGGTGGACTTCATGCGCCGCGCGGCCTCGCTCACGGCGCTCTGGCAGGAGCTGGCCTACGCCGCGGCCGTGCCCGGCGTCACCACCGACCGAGACATCGCCGACTTCCTGGAGGCCAAGATGGCCGAGGCGGGCGTCGGGGACGGGTGGGCGGCGGACCAGAACCCGGCCGTCAACTCGGGGCGCGACCGGGGCCACTCGCACCCGACCGACCGCGTCATCCAGCCGGGCGACTTCATCCAGACCGACTTCGGCATCCGCGTCGGGGACATGTGGGTGACGGACATCCAGCGGTTCGCGTACGTGCTGGCGCCCGGTGAGACCGAGCCGCCCGCGGAGGCGCTCGCACGCTGGGAGGCCGCCAAGCGCGGCAGCCGCGCGGCTTTTGCCGCCATGCGCCCCGGCGTCCGCGGCGTCGACGTGGACCGCGCGCAGCGGGCGGTGATGGAGGCCAACGGGTCGCTGCCGGTCATGTGGAGCACCGGCCACCCGGTCGGCTATTGGGCGCACGACTCTGGGCCGAGCCTCGGCGGCGGGCAGGCTGGGCGGACGCCTGCAGGTGCCCAGTTGGACGTCCTCCGCCCCGGCATGACGTTCGCCTTCGACGGCTTCCACGCGTGGCCGCTGGAGGGCGAGGACACGAAGACGATCTCGGTCGAGGAGATGGTGGTCATCACAGAGACGGGCGCCGAGTGGCTGACGCCGCCGCAGGAAGACCTCATCCTGATTCGCTCCCGCTGA
- the atpE gene encoding ATP synthase F0 subunit C: MESIALGYLAAGLGAGLCVLGAGLGIGRLAAAALEGSARQPEAAGDIRTTMIIAAALIEGATFFGLIVCILMAIA, encoded by the coding sequence ATGGAGTCCATCGCTCTCGGTTACCTCGCCGCCGGTCTCGGTGCCGGCCTCTGCGTCCTCGGTGCCGGCCTCGGCATCGGCCGTCTCGCCGCCGCCGCCCTCGAAGGCTCGGCCCGTCAGCCCGAGGCTGCCGGTGACATCCGGACCACGATGATCATCGCCGCCGCGCTCATCGAGGGCGCCACGTTCTTCGGCCTGATCGTCTGCATCCTCATGGCGATCGCCTAG
- a CDS encoding ankyrin repeat domain-containing protein has protein sequence MRLLCFTLLTGLLAGCGSTPVATAQPTPPAPDAVVRLAEQGRTDALARALDAGADPNAVGRGMGLDRWTPLIGAAANDRPEAVRLLLERGADPMLPDSTGNTPLRYSAEGLSPESARLLIEAGVDLEARNEEGTTPLGWAVFKGADDVVTVLLDAGADIEGPGPGGRSPLSRAIRTFGDSFGNATTVALLLDRGADPTVSDDRGQTPLHRAISDTPGGLLVTALLLDRGADTGTRDNQGQTPGELAHERGAARIFSFYVGEAQTLAQADLLLAILDDDAEAVRTALAAGAPPNAGVRGDDFYSDDFVDDGGPLHLAAHVGASEAVIQVLAEGRATLDAVNGAGHPAVKVAAERGNTATLAALLAAGAAPESTTEHPFLGMEPIHWAAAAGEAGAVQMLLDAGASPDYSTNASMGYGYNALGFAVHFGHLETVRALLDAGMETGQVGENPYTALDVAIQRGWPEVEALLRTRGGQTTAEMAQAEAEALLAEDGPEGAWSTASNDQNTALMRALLALGQTPPTDFLAGAWYALQFEPDLVPLLVDAGADVNATEGGGMTPLHYAAADGLGPLVSVLLDAGADASATDESGKTPLDWALEYGDSETIALLSEDAP, from the coding sequence ATGCGCCTTCTCTGCTTCACCCTCCTGACCGGCCTCCTCGCAGGCTGCGGCTCCACTCCCGTCGCGACGGCCCAGCCGACGCCCCCCGCGCCCGACGCTGTCGTCCGCCTCGCCGAGCAGGGCCGGACCGACGCGCTCGCGCGCGCCCTCGATGCCGGGGCCGACCCGAACGCGGTCGGGCGCGGGATGGGGCTGGACCGCTGGACGCCGCTCATCGGGGCGGCCGCGAACGACCGGCCCGAGGCGGTCCGCCTGCTGCTGGAGCGCGGCGCCGACCCGATGTTGCCGGACTCGACCGGCAACACGCCGCTCCGCTACAGCGCCGAGGGCCTGAGCCCGGAATCCGCCCGTCTCCTCATCGAGGCTGGCGTCGACCTGGAGGCGCGCAACGAGGAGGGCACGACGCCGCTCGGCTGGGCCGTCTTCAAAGGGGCCGACGACGTGGTCACGGTCCTGCTCGACGCTGGGGCGGACATCGAGGGACCCGGGCCGGGTGGCCGGTCGCCGCTCAGTCGCGCCATCCGCACCTTCGGCGACTCGTTCGGCAACGCGACCACGGTGGCGCTACTGCTGGACCGCGGCGCCGACCCGACTGTCTCCGATGATCGTGGCCAGACGCCCCTCCACCGGGCCATCAGCGACACGCCGGGCGGGCTGCTCGTCACCGCCCTCCTGCTCGACCGCGGCGCCGACACGGGCACGCGCGACAACCAGGGACAGACGCCGGGCGAACTGGCCCACGAACGCGGCGCGGCGCGCATCTTCTCCTTCTACGTCGGCGAGGCGCAGACGCTCGCCCAGGCCGACCTGCTGCTCGCCATCCTCGACGACGACGCCGAGGCGGTCCGCACCGCGCTCGCAGCGGGAGCGCCCCCGAACGCGGGCGTCCGCGGCGACGACTTCTACTCGGACGACTTCGTCGACGACGGCGGCCCCCTCCACCTCGCGGCCCACGTGGGCGCGAGCGAGGCGGTGATCCAGGTCCTCGCTGAGGGCAGGGCGACGCTCGACGCGGTCAACGGCGCCGGACACCCGGCCGTCAAGGTCGCCGCCGAGCGGGGAAACACCGCCACACTCGCCGCGCTGCTAGCCGCGGGCGCGGCTCCCGAGAGCACGACTGAGCACCCCTTCCTCGGCATGGAGCCGATCCACTGGGCCGCAGCGGCGGGCGAGGCCGGGGCCGTCCAGATGCTGCTCGACGCAGGTGCCTCGCCCGACTACTCGACCAACGCGAGCATGGGCTACGGCTACAACGCGCTCGGCTTCGCGGTCCACTTCGGTCACCTCGAGACGGTCCGCGCGCTGCTGGACGCCGGGATGGAGACCGGGCAGGTCGGCGAGAACCCGTATACGGCGCTCGACGTGGCGATCCAGCGGGGGTGGCCGGAGGTCGAGGCGCTCCTCCGCACCCGCGGCGGCCAGACGACGGCCGAGATGGCGCAGGCCGAGGCCGAGGCTCTCCTCGCCGAGGACGGGCCGGAAGGCGCCTGGAGCACCGCCTCGAATGACCAGAACACCGCCCTGATGCGCGCGCTGCTCGCGCTCGGCCAGACACCCCCGACCGACTTCCTCGCCGGGGCCTGGTACGCGCTCCAGTTCGAGCCCGACCTCGTCCCGCTGCTCGTCGACGCAGGCGCCGACGTGAACGCGACGGAGGGCGGCGGCATGACGCCCCTCCACTACGCCGCCGCCGACGGCCTCGGCCCGCTCGTATCCGTGCTGCTGGATGCGGGCGCCGACGCCTCGGCCACCGACGAGTCCGGCAAGACGCCGCTCGACTGGGCCCTCGAGTACGGCGACTCCGAGACGATCGCCCTCCTGTCTGAGGACGCTCCCTGA
- a CDS encoding ankyrin repeat domain-containing protein: protein MRPLLLALLLSGSALAQPVDTARGEPHTVEVSAGDALLIRVANHRYGPASSAVPVAIVQPDGAVLDEQEYEPGVSFYITTGTSRVVPDAQPGTWTTTFLGEDERVEALSVELVAAPTLPLSLHEAALFDDLAALEAALTADEGAVHRQDASYRTALHVAAAAGHLAAARMLLDAGADPNAMAGTDGGGYQMTMTLYRPLHEAADAGHADLIDLLMDAGADPNATDAQGMTSPPLVSAVYGGRLDVVRLLLDRGADPTAPTAEGQTPADLAADLAEADWTDDEARPVLREIATLLSAR from the coding sequence ATGCGCCCGCTCCTCCTCGCCCTTCTCCTCTCAGGCTCTGCCCTCGCCCAGCCGGTCGACACGGCGCGCGGAGAACCCCACACGGTCGAGGTTTCCGCAGGCGACGCCCTGCTGATCCGGGTCGCCAACCACCGGTACGGCCCGGCGTCGAGCGCCGTCCCCGTCGCCATCGTCCAGCCCGATGGGGCAGTACTGGACGAGCAGGAGTACGAGCCGGGCGTGTCGTTCTACATCACCACCGGGACCTCCCGCGTCGTCCCGGACGCCCAGCCGGGCACCTGGACCACCACGTTCCTGGGCGAGGATGAGAGGGTCGAGGCGCTCTCGGTCGAGTTGGTCGCGGCGCCGACGCTCCCGCTCTCGCTCCACGAAGCCGCCCTCTTCGACGATCTCGCCGCTCTGGAAGCCGCGCTCACCGCGGACGAAGGCGCCGTGCATCGGCAGGACGCGAGCTACCGGACAGCCCTCCACGTCGCCGCCGCGGCCGGGCACCTCGCTGCCGCTCGCATGCTGCTCGACGCGGGCGCGGACCCGAACGCGATGGCCGGGACCGACGGAGGCGGCTACCAGATGACGATGACGCTCTACCGACCGCTCCACGAAGCCGCGGACGCGGGCCACGCGGACCTCATCGACCTCCTGATGGACGCAGGCGCCGACCCCAACGCCACCGATGCCCAGGGCATGACCTCACCGCCGCTCGTCTCCGCGGTCTACGGAGGGCGCCTCGACGTGGTCCGCCTGCTGCTGGACCGTGGCGCCGACCCGACGGCGCCGACCGCCGAGGGCCAGACTCCCGCCGACCTCGCCGCCGACCTTGCCGAGGCCGACTGGACCGACGACGAGGCGCGTCCGGTGCTGCGTGAGATCGCCACCCTGCTGTCGGCTCGGTAA
- the atpH gene encoding ATP synthase F1 subunit delta translates to MDPVARRYAQALTEEAQSMGALDASDADVALLTETLSGSRDLQVALTSPVVSHDKKLAILSRLFDGKVSDLTLRFLKLLVSKQRDGQIPAILDAYRQLRDERTNTVEALVRTATPLSPDAADRLKAALEARSGSTVRMDLRVDPSLIGGLVVRLGDVVYDRSVKHQLDTLRGQLAERAAVSLN, encoded by the coding sequence ATGGACCCCGTCGCTCGCCGCTACGCCCAGGCCCTCACCGAGGAGGCCCAGTCCATGGGCGCCCTCGACGCGTCCGACGCCGACGTGGCGCTCCTCACGGAGACCCTGTCCGGCTCGCGGGACCTGCAGGTCGCGCTGACCAGCCCCGTCGTCTCGCACGACAAGAAGCTGGCCATCCTGAGCCGCCTCTTCGACGGCAAGGTCTCCGACCTCACGTTGCGCTTCCTGAAGCTGCTCGTGTCTAAGCAGCGCGACGGCCAGATCCCGGCCATCCTCGACGCCTACCGCCAACTCCGCGACGAGCGGACGAACACGGTCGAGGCGCTCGTCCGCACTGCGACCCCGCTGTCGCCGGACGCGGCCGACCGCCTCAAGGCGGCACTCGAAGCCCGCTCCGGCTCGACGGTCCGCATGGACCTCCGCGTCGACCCGTCGCTCATCGGCGGCCTCGTCGTCCGGCTGGGCGACGTCGTCTACGACCGCAGCGTCAAGCACCAGCTCGACACCCTCCGCGGCCAGCTCGCTGAGCGCGCCGCCGTCAGTCTGAACTGA
- the atpB gene encoding F0F1 ATP synthase subunit A: protein MRIARLALLLSVALSVSSPAFAAGDGETLDAVHHTSDGYYLDFSPIGKVELPRLFVTRRDGSIGFDFYGSSTAAVASGEYMIEAHEEGEHADEAHTEEGALTVEGLEEANREEILGEGVTADAPYDAHLVATGGAEILVDMSISRHLVFIFLAIGVLFLLFVPMAGKYKKGVGRTSAPRGLLQNMLEAMVIYVRDEIARPNLGAKTDRYLPYLLTVFFFILICNLLGLMPFGATATANITVTTVLALFTFVLTQAAGTKDYWMHILWPPGIPWFVKPILVPIEILGLFTKPFALAVRLFANMTAGHLVILNLIGLIFIVGGLNEAAGYGTSIPALGLTLFVYALELLVAFIQAYVFTILSALFIGMATAEHEHDHDHSEDHGLTTHDIAVSQSNGFHEPHKISERTVGTEAALA from the coding sequence ATGCGAATCGCTCGTCTCGCCCTGCTCCTGTCGGTCGCCCTCAGCGTCTCCTCTCCCGCGTTCGCCGCGGGCGATGGCGAGACGCTCGACGCTGTCCATCACACGTCCGACGGCTACTACCTCGACTTCTCGCCGATCGGCAAGGTCGAGCTGCCGCGCCTGTTCGTCACGCGTCGCGACGGCTCCATCGGATTCGACTTCTACGGCTCGTCGACGGCCGCCGTGGCGTCGGGCGAGTACATGATCGAGGCGCACGAGGAGGGCGAGCACGCGGACGAGGCCCACACGGAGGAGGGCGCGCTGACCGTCGAGGGACTGGAAGAGGCGAACCGCGAGGAAATCCTCGGTGAGGGCGTGACGGCGGACGCGCCCTACGACGCGCACCTCGTCGCGACCGGCGGAGCCGAGATCCTGGTCGACATGTCCATCTCGCGGCATCTGGTGTTCATCTTCCTCGCCATCGGCGTCCTCTTCCTGCTGTTCGTCCCGATGGCAGGCAAGTACAAGAAGGGCGTCGGGCGGACGTCCGCGCCGCGTGGCCTGCTCCAGAACATGCTGGAGGCGATGGTGATCTACGTCCGCGACGAGATCGCCCGTCCCAACCTGGGCGCCAAGACCGACCGGTACCTGCCGTACCTGCTGACGGTCTTCTTCTTCATCCTGATCTGTAACCTGCTGGGGCTGATGCCCTTCGGCGCGACGGCGACGGCCAACATCACGGTGACCACCGTGCTGGCCCTGTTCACGTTCGTGCTGACCCAGGCCGCCGGAACGAAGGACTACTGGATGCACATTCTGTGGCCCCCCGGCATCCCGTGGTTCGTCAAGCCGATTCTCGTCCCGATCGAGATCCTGGGCCTGTTCACCAAGCCGTTCGCCCTGGCCGTCCGTCTGTTCGCCAACATGACGGCGGGCCACCTGGTGATCCTGAACCTGATCGGTCTCATCTTCATCGTGGGCGGCTTGAACGAGGCGGCGGGCTACGGCACCTCGATCCCGGCGCTCGGGCTGACGCTCTTCGTCTACGCCCTCGAGCTGCTGGTGGCCTTCATCCAGGCCTACGTGTTCACGATCCTCTCGGCGCTGTTCATCGGGATGGCGACCGCCGAGCACGAGCACGACCACGATCACTCGGAGGACCACGGCCTGACGACGCACGACATCGCGGTGTCGCAGTCGAACGGGTTCCACGAGCCTCACAAGATCAGCGAGCGGACCGTCGGCACGGAAGCCGCCCTCGCGTAA